GGACGACAATACATTAAATGTGAATATCACACGTGTCCGAAAAAAGTTTCAGGAATTAGGTATTGAAGATGCAATTGAAACTGTGCGTGGAGCTGGATACCGATTGGTACTAACGTGGGGGAATGAAGCGTGAAGTTGTTCTTTCGTGAACATTTACGCCTGATATTCTTTCAGGTTTTTCAATTGCTATTTGTTTTGTTCATCTTATTATTAGATGGTTATGCTAAAAATTCCGTCTTAATCTATATGTTTGTACTAAGTATAGGTTTGTTAGCCATCTATCTTTTTATTACCTATATCCGTTCGAGAGAATTTTATTTGCATTTGGAAAAGCCAATGGAGACTCTGGAAGATTCGTTAGTGGATTTTCATGAAACACCAGTTAGTGAAGCATATGCGGAAGCGATGCAGAGTCAATATCGAATGTATCAGCAAATGATCCTCGAACATGAACGCAAGAAAGACGAGCATGTTACTTTCATGAATCAATGGGTTCATCAGATGAAGACACCTTTATCTGTTATCCAGCTATTAGTGCAAGATGAGGATGAACCTCCTTTTCCTAGTATAAGGGAAGAAGCGGAGAGGATTGGACGGGGATTAGAAATGGTCCTACATACGTCCCGGTTGGAAGTGTTCGAACGAGACTTTCGTGTAGATTCCGTTGAATTGAAGCCGATTGTACAACGGGTCATACAGGAGAATAAAACCTATTTTATTCGCAACCAGGTTTATCCGGATGTACAAATTCCGGACGGACTGTATGTGAAATCAGATTCAAAATGGCTTCCCTTTATGTTAAATCAAATTATTACGAATGCGATTAAATATTCCGCAGGCTCCAAGCAAAAGATTACGATTTCTGGTACCCAAGAGGAGACAGAGGTTAGATTAGAGATTACCGATCGAGGAGTCGGAATTCCAGAGCCAGATATTAAGCGTGTATTTCGCCCTTTCTTTACCGGAGAGAATGGACGTAAATATCGTGAATCAACTGGAATGGGGCTATATTTAGTGCAACAGATCAGCGATAAATTAGAGCATCAGGTGAGCATCACCTCAAAAGTAGGCGTGGGAACGACAGTTTCGTTGGTTTTCCCCTGTCATGTGATGAAGTAATCAGAATATCCCTATAGGAAAAAGACAAATTACTATCATGTGCAGACTAGAGCTGTGAAGCAGGTTTTTATCACATTTCTAGTCTGCTTCGTTTTTCTTGAAAAGGAAAACCGACCGTGTGAGTTACATCTAACATACGGTCGGTTTTTTATAAAAAACATACGTGCTAACGGGATGAATATATTACTTTCTTTTTGTTAGATCGACATTTATGCTCGTGAAGACTACCTTTCTATTGATGCTGATCGTTTTGAGAACGAAGGCAAAAGCTGTTAATAAACTGATGAACTAATAAATTTACCTCATGATAAGCTTTGGTAGGTAGCTGATGCTTATAACGGGGAATGGAACGAACTTTTGCCATAGGTAATTGAGAAGCCATTTCTTTAGCAAAACAGGAAAAATGCGGATCCTTTTCCCCCGTTAATAGGAGAATGGGGTGATTGATCTCATTGAGGCGATCCAATACATCGTAGCAAGTAGCATAGTGATAATAATCAGCAATACCTATCGGGTTTCCTTTAACGGCATCTCGATAATTTCGGATAAAAGTGAGAGGGTTATTGGCATTGCTATACCCGATAACCATTGCTAACGTGTGTAGAGCACCCCGTCGTGCTATTTTTTCAGCAACAGAAATTAATCGATGTAGATAGGGACTTCTACAGTGTGCCATACCGCTTAATAAAATCGCACCTCTTATGTGTTGAGGTGTTTGTAACATCATTTCTAATGCAATAGAACCACCAGTTGAGTAGCCTAACAGGACTGCTTGTTCGATACAGAGATGCTCCAGTAATTGATTTAGGTCAGAAGCGATTCCTTTATAGGTAAAGGGATGGGCTGAAAGACTACTTCTGCCATGCCCCCTCAAATCCACGGTAATAACCTGATAGCGGTCTTGTAGTTCTTTTTGTTGATAATAAAAAATGCTACCCGTAAGTAGAGGGGGATGGATACATAAGATAGGAAGCCCTTCCCCTTTTATCTCATAATGGATGGTTGCGCCGTTAGCAATAAAGTAAGGCATATGATACCTCCGTTTTACATGTTTAGTTACTAATCTGCGCAAGGTAATCTTGTTTCAAACATGGAGATGCTTAGAGAAGGTTGCGAGAACATGGGTTTGCTTGTATAGTCTTGATAGATGACGTAATGGTAGACGGGTGACTTATGGAAGAGAATAAAATTAGTAAGATGGTTGAAGCAGCCAAAATGTATTATCAGCTGGATTTAAGCCAGCAAGAGATTGCTAAGCAACTAGGTGTATCAAGACCAACCGTATCGAGACTACTACAGCAAGCGAAGGCGGAAGGCATTGTGCGCATTGAAATTATGGACCCAGATGAAAGTCTTCAGCGTATTGAGTTGGAGCTAGCGCAAAAATATAATCTCAAAGATGCTTTGGTTGTTCCAGTAGCGACTAATGATGAGTCGCTCATTAAAGAAATGATTGGTAAACGAACAGCGCAGTATCTCCACGAGGTTGTCACAGACAATGATATTATCGCTGTTACATGGGGCACGACAATGTACCGAGTAGCCATGGAATTACAGCCAAAAGCCATCCAGGGAGCACAGGTGGTGCAATTGAAGGGCGGTGTGAGTCATTCTCAAACAAACACCTATGCTTCAGAGGTATTACATTTATTTGGACAAGCCTATCACACTACACCGCATTATTTGCCTCTGCCTGCAATAGTCGACTCAGCGTTGGTAAAAGAAACAGTGGAGACAGATCGTTACATACAACGACAGTTAGATTTGGCACGAAAGGCTAACATTGCTATTTTTACTGTTGGTGGAGTCATGTCAGATGCGTTATTGTTTCGTTTAGGCTATTTTAGTGAACATGATTTAGCTCTGTTAGCCAAACGGGCAGTTGGCGATATTTGCTCTCGATTCTATGATCAGGAGGGTAACATTGTAAATGAAGAGCTAACGAACCGGACAGTTGGTATTCCTATAGAAGAGCTGAAGAGTAAAGAGCGGTCTATTCTAGTGGCTGGAGGGTCAACCAAGCTAGAGGCAATTCGAGGGGCCATCCGTGGTGGCTATAATAATGTTTTGGTTACAGATCAATATACTGCCAAGGAACTATTAAAAAAATAAAGAGTGGATGAAACAACTCAAATCACTTTTATTTTACAAGAAAAAGAGGCAAGCTCTACCTTACGGAGCAGGCCTCTTTTTGATTATCGAAAATTTCTGCTTGTAATCTTCACAAAATGTCTTAAAATAGGTGCTTACCCTTTTTAAAGACAGCAACCCGTTACTACCTTCTGAATAGAGCTCTATTTGTATATGATGTGAATTGGACAAATGTTCAAACGAGATTTGACATTTTTTCATGAGACTGGTAAGGTGAAGATGGAGATACTGAAGTAGGTAATCTCACGGTAGTAGCTGTCAACATACATAATGAAACAGCAGGTGATCAATATGAGAATGGTCGATTTAATTGAAAAGAAACGCGATGGGAAAGAACTGACCAAAGAAGAGATTATCTTTATCGTTGAGGGTTTTACGGATGGATCTATTCCGGATTATCAAATGTCTGGCTTAGCTATGGCTATTTACTTTCAGGGAATGACCCCAGAAGAAACGGCTTATCTGACGATGGCAATGGTTGAATCGGGTGATCAGATTGATTTGTCCGCTATAGAAGGTGTAAAAGTAGACAAACACAGCACAGGTGGTGTTGGTGACACTACAACGCTAGTTCTCGCTCCACTGGTTGCGGCCGTAGGGGTTCCTGTTGCAAAAATGTCAGGACGTGGTCTGGGACACACAGGAGGCACAATAGACAAGCTGGAAGCAGTAGCTGGTTTCCATGTAGAGATTGATAACGCTGAATTTAACCGTTTAGTGAACACAAACAAAGTGGCTGTTGTCGGACAAAGCGGTAATCTTACCCCAGCTGACAAGAAGCTATATGGATTACGTGATGTCACAGGATCGGTAAGTTCCATTCCATTAATTGCAAGTTCGATTATGAGTAAAAAGATTGCTTCTGGTGCTGATGCCATTGTTTTAGATGTAAAAACGGGCGCTGGAGCTTTTATGAAAACGCTAGATGACGCTAAAGAATTAGCTAGTACTATGGTGAAAATCGGAAACCAAGTAGGGCGTAAAACGATGGCGGTTATTTCAGATATGAGTCAACCGCTTGGCTTTGCCATCGGGAATGCTTTAGAAGTAAAGGAAGCAATTGATACCTTAAAAGGTGAGGGTCCTGAAGATCTGCGTGAACTCTGCTTAGTATTAGGCTCTCAAATGGTTTATTTAGCAGGGGAAGCTACAAGTCTTGAAGAAGCGCGAACGAAGCTAGAAGAAGTGATTGCAAACGGCAAAGCTCTTGATACCTTTAAAACCTTCTTGGCTGCACAAGGTGGAGATGCTAGCGTTGTCGATCAACCAGAGCGTTTGCCAACAGCTCAATATACAATGGAAGTTCCAGCGAAAGCAGATGGATATGTAGCCGAAATTATTGCAGATGATATTGGTACAGCGGCAATGATTTTAGGAGCAGGACGTGCAACGAAAGAATCCGAAATCGACCTAGCAGTTGGTCTGATTCTGCACAAAAAAGTTGGGGATCAGGTTAAGCAAGGGGAGTCACTTGTAACGATCCATAGTAATACTCAGGACGTAGAACAGGTAGTAGAACGTATATATCAATCGTATGGATTCTCCAAAGATCCAGTGGATGCATTGCCGTTGGTCTATTGTGAGATTAAAGAATAGATAACTGGTAACGGTTACGAAAGAGGGATGTACATGTCCAAAGAAAGCGTAGGAAAATATATTGATCACACAGCGCTGAAGCCAGATACTACTAAAGACATGATCGTAGGGCTTTGCGAAGAAGCAAAAGAATACCGATTTGCTTCCGTATGTGTGAACCCTACTTGGGTAAGCTTATGCGCGGAACTATTAAAAGAAGCACCAGAGGTCAAAGTATGCACGGTTATCGGGTTTCCTTTAGGAGCGAACACTCCGCAACTGAAAGCCTATGAAACGACGAACGCAATTGAAAATGGTGCTACTGAGGTAGATATGGTCATAAACGTCGGTGCATTAAAGGATAAAAATGACCTGCTAGTTGAACAAGATATCCTTGCAGTAGTAGAAGCAGCAAAAGGAAAAGCAGTGGTAAAAGTTATTATCGAAACGTGCTTACTAACGGAAGAAGAAAAAGTACGTGCTTGCGAGTTAGCTGTGAAGGCTGGAGCTGACTTTGTGAAGACATCAACTGGTTTTTCAACAAGTGGTGCCACCGTGGAAGATATTGCATTAATGCGTAAAACAGTAGGTCCCGAGCTAGGTGTAAAAGCCTCGGGTGGAATTCGTAGCTATGCAGATGTTGAAAAAATGCTTCAAGCTGGAGCGTGCCGGATCGGTGCAAGCGCGGGTGTGTCCATCGTAAAAGGTGAAGTATCGAACTCGCAATACTAGGGCCAACATATAAGTACTAATCAAAAAAGCGTTTCTCTTACAGGAGCAATTCCTGCAAAGAGAAGCGCTTTTTATCATTTTTATCATGAGATAGAATGGCTACTATTTTGTGTACTTGTATTGTGTTCACAAGTATCAGGTATCACTAGTACCTGGAGGAGGCTTACGCTTGCCACTAAATTGCACGATGAGAATGCTAAATAGAGCGAAGCCCACATAGGTGATTGTACTGTAAAGCAAGGGGTAAAGAAATGAGAAGAAGATGCCGAAGAAGGAGATCACTCCAACAAAGGTTACTAAGGTAAGAACTAGTGGTAGTTCACTCACCTGCGTCTCTTGAATTAATGGTCTAGTTAGACTGCGTAAGAGAATGCTTGCCAGTAGAATGACATGTCCGAGACTTATGGGGAGGTAAGCATACACACTATACGGAATTTGAGCCATAAGAATTTCTACAATGGGTTTGATCTGGGTATGAACATCATGCCAATGAGATAAAATTTGCAAATGAATAAACAATCCAATAACACCAAATAATAAGCTACTTAGTCCGATTCCTAGACGCAGTGAGGGTAGTGATTCCGCTTCTCTTATTAAAGGGAACAGCACAGCCATGCTGAAAAATAAATGTAGACCAGTAAATAATAATCCATTCCATAGCCACTTCAGGTTTAGTTGATAAGATAGACTGGGTAAGGGAATATGGGTCTGATTGCTATATAAAAACAATACAATGATCAGAGCCCCCATTATGCACCCTGCGGCTATTTTAGCTAAGGAAGAGTTGGAGAGTCTGGCACCGAAAAAGACTAGCACCAGTATAACAAGTAAACCAAGCAATGGTGATAGGGAGGTTGTCTGTTCCAAGAAGAGTGCTTGTTCAGCTAGTGCGATTCCACTGTATAAAATGATGATCAGAGCTGTAAAGAAACCAAGTACATGAGTGAGCTGTGGTCCAATCAGGTGGGCTAAAAACTGAGAGAGTGAGAATAGCTGATTTCGATAGGCTGAGTGAAGAGATTCATATAGAATCCAAGTCATCGCTATAATAGACAAAACCAAACCAATGGAACCCCAGGTGCCATAGTAGCTGAAAAAACGCAACCATTCATAACCACTGAGAAATCCCGCCCCTAGCATTGAGGATGTAAGTAAGGACGTGACACGAAAGGTATTTTTTATCATTTATCATCTTCCTTTTCTTGTTGGAAAAATGATGAAGTAGACAAGGAGTTATATCCTGATATCAGTCTATGAGCTAAGCCTGTTCATTCAGAACAACAGCCTGATTTTTATACTTATTAAATATAATTGTTTACTGAAATGATGAGATTCGTTATCATAGAAATAAATAAAAAGAAATAAATGGAATGCCCTTATAGAAGAAAGGATGTTTTCTTTATGAAAATTGTAGGAATAGCAGGAACAATGAATGTTGAATCCAGCACAAAAAAGGTAATGCAAATTGTATTAGAGTCGGCAAGAATGGAAGGAGCAGAAGTTGAATTAATTCATTTAGCAAAATGGCCTCTGCCTCTATATGACGCAAGAAACGATGTTAGCACGTATCCTGAGATTGTTCATCAATTTGTGAAGAAAGTAGCAGAAGCGGACGCGCTTGTGGTTGGCTCTCCAGAATATCATGGAACCATTACAGGTGCGTTGAAAAACTCTTTTGATTTTTTGGAAGGGCGATTTTTACACGGAAAACCAGTCGCTATTATCGGAGTAGCAGGCGGAGGTATGGGAGCAACTAATACGGTTAATACACTACAGCTTATATTACGTAATTTGCATGCTTATCCATTACCAGGTTCTCCGAGTGTTTCTAATTCCTATAAAGCGTTTAAAGAGGACAACACCTTGCACGACGAACGTCTCCAAGATCGCTTTGTGAATTTGGGAAAAGAACTGGTTTGGATGACCAAAAAATTAAAATAGGACAATCATTTTAGCAAATGTCGGAAAATCTTTCAACTTTCCCTTGAAACAAAAGCAACGGAAGCGGTATGATAGAGTCATATGTCTTTGGGCGATACTGGCTGAAACGAGGGATGAGAGTGCCAACTCCAAGTATGGAAGATTATCTGGAAAGAATATATAGTTTAATTGATACCAAGGGATATGCTCGTGTGTCTGATATTGCGGAAGCGTTAGAGGTGCATCCGTCCTCTGTTACAAAAATGGTACAGAAACTAGATAAAGACAACTATTTAGTCTATGAAAAATATCGTGGGCTAGTCTTAACGGCCAAAGGAAAAAAAGTGGGTAAACGTTTGGTGCGCAGACATGCATTGTTGGAAGATTTCTTGACGCTAATCGGTGTAGATCAGGATCTAATTTACAAAGACGTTGAGGGAATTGAACACCATCTAAGCTGGGAATCGATTGCCAGCATTGAATATTTAGTTCAATTTTTAAAAGAGGACCCTACCCGTGTTGCTGAGCTCATGCGTATTCGAGAAGAAGACGAACAAAAAGAGGCTACGGATACAAACTCAGATTCCGTATAACACAAAAATCAAGCGAGTTAAGCTTGCTTTTTTGGCATTGGATGCTCAACTTTCAGGAGTAGGATAACTCCCCTGTCGCATAAACTACATGTGGATGCATCTTTGTATGAACGGAGGGAGCACATGCGAGTAGATGCGGTTTTTGAAGGAGGAGGCATGAAAGGTATAGCCTTGATTGGAGCGATTACGGCTATGGAACAGCATGGGTACCAGTGGGAGAGTGTTGCTGGTACGTCGGCTGGTTCTATCGTCGCCGCTCTGTTGGCTGCCGGATATCGTCATCTGGAGCTCCGAGAAATATTTGAAACATTGAACTTTTTGCAATTTTTAAAAAGAAAAGGCTGGTCAAAAATACCGTATCTTGGATCATGCTATAACCTGCTAGTCCAAAAGGGGTTGTATCCCAGTGATGAAATTGAACGTTTTGTCAGTCAATTGTTACGAAAAAAAGGAATTCGTACATTTGGTGATTTACCTAAAGAAAAACTGCGTATTATTGCTTCTGACATCAGTGCTGGCACCATGCTAACTTTGCCAGATGATCTTCCTGATTTTGAAATTGTTCCAGAAACCTTCCCTATTGCCAAAGCTGTTCGAATGAGCTGTGCAATCCCCTACTTTTTTCAACCTAATTTTTTATATAAAAAAAAGATCCCCCATATCATTGTGGATGGTGGTCTGCTGAGTAATTTTCCTGTCTGGCTATTTGATTCTAAGGAGAAGCCCTTATGGCCGACTTTTGGTTTTCGATTAAATGATGGGGCTGTTCCTGTTCGTCCTCAAACAGTGAAAAGTCTATATGGGTTATCTAAAGCTTTACTGATGACCATGATGGATGCCCATGACCGTTTTCATGTGAAAAAAGCAGAGGCTGTGCGAACGGTATTCATTCCCACCAAGGGTTATAGTGCAATTGATTTTCATTTAAGTGCAGTTCAACGACAAGAGTTATTTGATTCAGGTAAAAAAGCAGCGGAAGACTTTTTGGATAAGTGGGATTTTAATAAGTATGTTACTGCTTTTCGAAGCGAAAAAAATAACAGCTTTCTGGTTTGAAAGCTGTTATTGATACATCTTCGGCTTATTTTGTTTCGCTTTATCACGTTTGTCTTTTTTGGTGCCCTTACTGCCTTCAATAACCTGAAAGGGATTAGGGCGACGATTAGCTGTTACCGATCGCTTTAATCCTGGTTTCATCGGTTTGAAGTGACCCAGTAAATTGAGACAAGGAAAAAGCACCTCCTGAATCGTATTAAACAATATGATTTGATGGGAGGTGCTTCTTTCATGGGTACAAGAGTTTCTTATCCAGAAGAGGTGAAGTGGCAAGTCGTAAAGATGAAGCAAGAGGGTTATACGAATAAACAGATTATGGATGAACTTGGTATCAAGGATAAATCTCAGATAAAGACATGGATGAAGTGGTTTCGTAATGGAGAAACGTATCGGTTTGCTCAACAGGTAGGCAAACAATATATGTATGGAAAATACGGACAAGATCAGCTAGACGAGATAGCTACCAAAGACCTGAGAATTCGTCAATTAGAGTTGCAGATAGAAGTCCTAAAAAAGTATCAGGAATTTCAAAGGAGGTGAAAAAATCGAGCCTAATTGACGTTGTAGAGAGCTTTAAAGATCGGTTTACTATTACGGAGATACTAAAATTGTTTGCTGTACCACGAGCAACGTATTATCGCTGGAAAGCGAAGTTTCAAAACACAAGTACAGAACTTGAATACCTAATTGAACAACTCTGCTTGAAGTATCACTATCGTTTTGGTCATCGCAAGATAACTGCTTTACTAGGTCGTATTTATAATAAAAAAGTGAATCGTAAAACAGTGCAGAGGGTTATGCAAAGGAAAAATTTACAATGTCGTGTAAAAGTAAAGCGCAAGACGTTTAGTAGTGGCGAGAGTAAAATGATTGTTTCAAACAAGCTGAACCGGGAATTTATAGCTTTAAAGCCAAATGAAAAGTGGGTAACGGATATTACGTATTTACCTTACGGTCAAAGCATGTTGTACTTATCTTCGATAATGGATCTATATAACAACGAGATCATTGCTTACCGAATAAGTGACAGACAAGATGTTTCTCTCGTTCTAGAGACGCTTGAACAAGCCACGAAAACTAGAGACGCGCGAGGTGTCCTTCTCCATAGTGACCAAGGTTCAGTTTATACCTCATACGCTTTTCAAAATAAAGCAAAAGAAAACAGCATTACCACGAGCATGTCCCGTAAGGGAAATTGCCATGATAATGCTGTCATTGAATCCTTCCACTCCTCGCTAAAGTCGGAAGAATTCGCCTCTCCGAAGAGAGAGTTCCTAACAAATCTAATGGTATTACAAAAAGTAGAAAATTACATCTGTTTTTACAATCAGGAACGAATTCAGGAAAAATTAAACTACCTGTCCCCATACGAGTATGGAAAACAGGTAGCATAGGTGTTTTTTCAATGTCTCATTAACCTGGGTCAGTCCATCTTAGATGGACCAGAGCTTTTATCTGCCTCATCATCCGATTCCATGCTGTATTGTTCAGAAGCGAAGTTCAGATGCTTGGCTCCGCTGGCACTTGCCTCAATCAATCCAACGATTCCGCGAAGAAAAGGAATTTTTTTCAGGTTATTCACCCATGTGATCGTCTTTTTAGGTTCCTCAAAGTATTCAATTTCCTGATTCTTTCGGCGGATGGCGGTTACGGTCACTTTTCTACCGCCAAACATAACGCCTTCTATTACGGCTTGCCCGCCATATGCAGGCACATTTTGTTGCTTCAAATTTAATCACCATCCTTATTCCTATTGTAACCGAAAGTTATATCCTTCTGCCACCTAATGTTCCAAGGTACTTTTCGCTATGGATTTCTCATGTTTTTCCTAGACATAGCCATACTAGTACTGAGGTGATTAACGTGAGTGCAACTCTGTCTAAACAACAAGGGCAAAAAACAAAGGAATCTGATGAGCAACGTCAAAATAATCGATCATCGTCAGATAAAAAAATCAAAACAAAACCGATTCCAGCGAAGACAATCTTACAAATTGCTGTATGTGGAACGTTGATCTGGAGCATTCTTCGTATTTTAATGCATTTCTTTCAATTCACACCATATGGGGCCTATATCTTTGCTCGTCCATTCCTTGGCAAAGCTCATGAGAATTCCTATGCGGGTTTAGCTGTAGGAGTGGTTATGTTATTTCTTATTATTTTTGTCGCATGCTTGGTATATAGCTTTGTTCTGGGCAACCTATATAATTGGTGGCTGGGTGTCTTGTATGGAATCGCATTTTTTTATGTATTTGGATATTTCTTCCGGATGCGTCACTGGGGATGGGGGGTCTGGAGTACTGAATTTTTCTGGTTTATGTCACTTGGGATGTTTATTGGGATGAGTATCGTAGCTGAGAGGTTTGATACAGAGGAAACAAGCAAGAATGAAGTAGACCAATAATGTAGCGATGAAAAGAATATGGTAAAATAGACAGAGATTGAGGGGGAAGGGAGATGACCAAAATGATCTCTGTCTTGGTAATAAATGGACCCAATTTGAATGCATTAGGTAAACGTGAACCTACTATTTATGGTCAGGATACGTTAGAAGATATCGTGGCGCATTTACAAGAGATAGCAAATGAACTACAAGTATCAATTGGACATCTTCAGTCTAATCATGAAGGTGTATTGATCGATGCTATTCACGATGCACGCGATGCATACGATGGGATTATTATGAATCCTGGGGCGTTCACTCACTATAGCTATGCGATACGTGACGCAATAGCCAGTGTGTCGTTGCCTCTCATTGAGGTTCACATCTCCAATGTCCACAAACGAGAAGAGTTTCGACATACGTCCGTCATTGCCCCTGTAGCGTTGGGACAGATTGTTGGACTGGGGAACGATGGTTACGAATGGGCATTACGGGCATTGGTTCGCCATTTGCAGCACAACAGAAGTACATAGAAAGTCAACAAGAATGGGAGAGATCATGATGTCACATCGTTTGGACAAACTAAGAGCGGTATTGAAGGAACAAAATGTGGATGCACTCATTATTGAGAGTGAAGTAAATCGTCAGTATATTAGTAATTTTAGTGGTTCCACAGGGTGGGCAATCGTATCTTTGGACCAAGCTAAATTTGTAACGGATTTC
This is a stretch of genomic DNA from Brevibacillus laterosporus DSM 25. It encodes these proteins:
- a CDS encoding sensor histidine kinase; the encoded protein is MKLFFREHLRLIFFQVFQLLFVLFILLLDGYAKNSVLIYMFVLSIGLLAIYLFITYIRSREFYLHLEKPMETLEDSLVDFHETPVSEAYAEAMQSQYRMYQQMILEHERKKDEHVTFMNQWVHQMKTPLSVIQLLVQDEDEPPFPSIREEAERIGRGLEMVLHTSRLEVFERDFRVDSVELKPIVQRVIQENKTYFIRNQVYPDVQIPDGLYVKSDSKWLPFMLNQIITNAIKYSAGSKQKITISGTQEETEVRLEITDRGVGIPEPDIKRVFRPFFTGENGRKYRESTGMGLYLVQQISDKLEHQVSITSKVGVGTTVSLVFPCHVMK
- a CDS encoding alpha/beta fold hydrolase — translated: MPYFIANGATIHYEIKGEGLPILCIHPPLLTGSIFYYQQKELQDRYQVITVDLRGHGRSSLSAHPFTYKGIASDLNQLLEHLCIEQAVLLGYSTGGSIALEMMLQTPQHIRGAILLSGMAHCRSPYLHRLISVAEKIARRGALHTLAMVIGYSNANNPLTFIRNYRDAVKGNPIGIADYYHYATCYDVLDRLNEINHPILLLTGEKDPHFSCFAKEMASQLPMAKVRSIPRYKHQLPTKAYHEVNLLVHQFINSFCLRSQNDQHQ
- a CDS encoding sugar-binding transcriptional regulator, whose amino-acid sequence is MEENKISKMVEAAKMYYQLDLSQQEIAKQLGVSRPTVSRLLQQAKAEGIVRIEIMDPDESLQRIELELAQKYNLKDALVVPVATNDESLIKEMIGKRTAQYLHEVVTDNDIIAVTWGTTMYRVAMELQPKAIQGAQVVQLKGGVSHSQTNTYASEVLHLFGQAYHTTPHYLPLPAIVDSALVKETVETDRYIQRQLDLARKANIAIFTVGGVMSDALLFRLGYFSEHDLALLAKRAVGDICSRFYDQEGNIVNEELTNRTVGIPIEELKSKERSILVAGGSTKLEAIRGAIRGGYNNVLVTDQYTAKELLKK
- a CDS encoding pyrimidine-nucleoside phosphorylase; translation: MRMVDLIEKKRDGKELTKEEIIFIVEGFTDGSIPDYQMSGLAMAIYFQGMTPEETAYLTMAMVESGDQIDLSAIEGVKVDKHSTGGVGDTTTLVLAPLVAAVGVPVAKMSGRGLGHTGGTIDKLEAVAGFHVEIDNAEFNRLVNTNKVAVVGQSGNLTPADKKLYGLRDVTGSVSSIPLIASSIMSKKIASGADAIVLDVKTGAGAFMKTLDDAKELASTMVKIGNQVGRKTMAVISDMSQPLGFAIGNALEVKEAIDTLKGEGPEDLRELCLVLGSQMVYLAGEATSLEEARTKLEEVIANGKALDTFKTFLAAQGGDASVVDQPERLPTAQYTMEVPAKADGYVAEIIADDIGTAAMILGAGRATKESEIDLAVGLILHKKVGDQVKQGESLVTIHSNTQDVEQVVERIYQSYGFSKDPVDALPLVYCEIKE
- the deoC gene encoding deoxyribose-phosphate aldolase, which encodes MSKESVGKYIDHTALKPDTTKDMIVGLCEEAKEYRFASVCVNPTWVSLCAELLKEAPEVKVCTVIGFPLGANTPQLKAYETTNAIENGATEVDMVINVGALKDKNDLLVEQDILAVVEAAKGKAVVKVIIETCLLTEEEKVRACELAVKAGADFVKTSTGFSTSGATVEDIALMRKTVGPELGVKASGGIRSYADVEKMLQAGACRIGASAGVSIVKGEVSNSQY
- a CDS encoding membrane protein yields the protein MIKNTFRVTSLLTSSMLGAGFLSGYEWLRFFSYYGTWGSIGLVLSIIAMTWILYESLHSAYRNQLFSLSQFLAHLIGPQLTHVLGFFTALIIILYSGIALAEQALFLEQTTSLSPLLGLLVILVLVFFGARLSNSSLAKIAAGCIMGALIIVLFLYSNQTHIPLPSLSYQLNLKWLWNGLLFTGLHLFFSMAVLFPLIREAESLPSLRLGIGLSSLLFGVIGLFIHLQILSHWHDVHTQIKPIVEILMAQIPYSVYAYLPISLGHVILLASILLRSLTRPLIQETQVSELPLVLTLVTFVGVISFFGIFFSFLYPLLYSTITYVGFALFSILIVQFSGKRKPPPGTSDT
- a CDS encoding NADPH-dependent FMN reductase yields the protein MKIVGIAGTMNVESSTKKVMQIVLESARMEGAEVELIHLAKWPLPLYDARNDVSTYPEIVHQFVKKVAEADALVVGSPEYHGTITGALKNSFDFLEGRFLHGKPVAIIGVAGGGMGATNTVNTLQLILRNLHAYPLPGSPSVSNSYKAFKEDNTLHDERLQDRFVNLGKELVWMTKKLK
- the mntR gene encoding transcriptional regulator MntR codes for the protein MPTPSMEDYLERIYSLIDTKGYARVSDIAEALEVHPSSVTKMVQKLDKDNYLVYEKYRGLVLTAKGKKVGKRLVRRHALLEDFLTLIGVDQDLIYKDVEGIEHHLSWESIASIEYLVQFLKEDPTRVAELMRIREEDEQKEATDTNSDSV
- a CDS encoding patatin-like phospholipase family protein gives rise to the protein MRVDAVFEGGGMKGIALIGAITAMEQHGYQWESVAGTSAGSIVAALLAAGYRHLELREIFETLNFLQFLKRKGWSKIPYLGSCYNLLVQKGLYPSDEIERFVSQLLRKKGIRTFGDLPKEKLRIIASDISAGTMLTLPDDLPDFEIVPETFPIAKAVRMSCAIPYFFQPNFLYKKKIPHIIVDGGLLSNFPVWLFDSKEKPLWPTFGFRLNDGAVPVRPQTVKSLYGLSKALLMTMMDAHDRFHVKKAEAVRTVFIPTKGYSAIDFHLSAVQRQELFDSGKKAAEDFLDKWDFNKYVTAFRSEKNNSFLV
- a CDS encoding IS3 family transposase (programmed frameshift); this translates as MGTRVSYPEEVKWQVVKMKQEGYTNKQIMDELGIKDKSQIKTWMKWFRNGETYRFAQQVGKQYMYGKYGQDQLDEIATKDLRIRQLELQIEVLKKVSGISKEVKKSSLIDVVESFKDRFTITEILKLFAVPRATYYRWKAKFQNTSTELEYLIEQLCLKYHYRFGHRKITALLGRIYNKKVNRKTVQRVMQRKNLQCRVKVKRKTFSSGESKMIVSNKLNREFIALKPNEKWVTDITYLPYGQSMLYLSSIMDLYNNEIIAYRISDRQDVSLVLETLEQATKTRDARGVLLHSDQGSVYTSYAFQNKAKENSITTSMSRKGNCHDNAVIESFHSSLKSEEFASPKREFLTNLMVLQKVENYICFYNQERIQEKLNYLSPYEYGKQVA